A portion of the Rhodococcus pseudokoreensis genome contains these proteins:
- the hisB gene encoding imidazoleglycerol-phosphate dehydratase HisB: MTDRIARVERTTKESSITVELNLDGTGIVDVSTGVPFFDHMLTALGSHASFDLTVHAKGDIEIEAHHTVEDTSIVLGQALGQALGDKKGIRRFGDAFIPMDETLAHASVDVSGRPYCVHTGEPEHLLHAVIGGYPGVPYATVINRHVFESIALNARIALHVRVLYGRDQHHITEAEFKAVARALREAVEPDPRVTGVPSTKGSL; encoded by the coding sequence ATGACCGACCGCATCGCCCGCGTGGAACGCACCACCAAGGAATCCAGCATCACCGTCGAACTGAACCTCGACGGCACCGGGATCGTCGACGTCTCCACCGGGGTTCCGTTCTTCGACCACATGCTGACCGCGCTCGGCTCCCACGCGAGTTTCGACCTCACCGTCCACGCGAAGGGCGACATCGAGATCGAGGCGCACCACACGGTCGAGGACACGTCGATCGTGCTCGGCCAGGCGCTCGGTCAGGCCCTCGGCGACAAGAAGGGCATCCGCCGGTTCGGTGACGCGTTCATCCCGATGGACGAGACGCTCGCCCACGCGTCGGTCGACGTGTCCGGGCGCCCGTACTGCGTCCACACCGGCGAACCGGAACACCTGCTGCACGCCGTCATCGGCGGGTACCCGGGGGTGCCGTATGCGACCGTGATCAACCGGCACGTGTTCGAGTCGATCGCACTCAACGCGCGCATCGCCCTGCACGTGCGCGTGCTCTACGGGCGCGATCAGCATCACATCACCGAGGCCGAGTTCAAGGCCGTGGCCCGCGCCCTGCGCGAGGCCGTCGAACCCGATCCCCGCGTCACGGGTGTGCCGTCCACCAAGGGCAGCCTGTGA
- a CDS encoding MFS transporter, whose amino-acid sequence MPVAVGERRGLLRTRGLPTAMVMGAAAFGGWAVLLPVVPLIVSLSGGSDTLAGSVTAVFMAATVATQLGVPRLLRRWGHRWVLAAGCMLLGPPSLLLLLSTEAIPVLAVSAVRGSGFGMLTVASSALVAELVPRQMLGRATGAQGIAVAAAQMVGLPAGLAIMQHWSATPVFVIGALIPALAVVAVTRLPAIDAPADRASRGRIPLAAVLTPWLSIAIVAAAFGGLSSLLPIAISERASLAGVILAVSSGATLFGRYAAGSFSDRLGVGRALIPALTFVCLGLVLFAVAAATAAPVPLLVCAALAFGFGFGAVQNESLVMIFTAAGPTRFGSASAGWNIGFDAGTGFGSLALGAVASAAGYSWVFGVAATAVAVVPAAGMLVGRALRRRSAAG is encoded by the coding sequence GTGCCGGTCGCTGTGGGGGAGCGCCGCGGCCTGCTCCGCACCCGCGGTCTGCCCACCGCGATGGTGATGGGCGCCGCGGCGTTCGGCGGCTGGGCGGTGCTGCTGCCGGTGGTCCCGCTGATCGTCTCGTTGTCCGGCGGTTCGGACACGCTCGCCGGCAGCGTGACGGCCGTGTTCATGGCCGCGACCGTCGCCACCCAGCTCGGCGTGCCCCGGCTCCTGCGCAGATGGGGGCACCGCTGGGTGCTCGCCGCGGGCTGCATGCTGCTGGGGCCGCCGTCGCTGCTCCTGCTGCTCTCCACCGAGGCGATCCCGGTGCTCGCGGTGTCGGCCGTCCGCGGATCGGGCTTCGGCATGCTCACCGTCGCGAGCAGTGCGCTGGTCGCCGAACTCGTTCCGCGGCAGATGCTGGGCCGCGCGACGGGGGCGCAGGGAATCGCGGTGGCCGCCGCGCAGATGGTCGGGCTGCCGGCGGGGCTCGCGATCATGCAGCACTGGTCCGCGACCCCCGTCTTCGTGATCGGCGCTCTCATTCCCGCGCTCGCGGTCGTCGCGGTCACGCGGCTCCCCGCGATCGACGCCCCCGCGGATCGCGCGTCGCGCGGTCGCATCCCGCTCGCCGCCGTGCTGACCCCGTGGCTGTCGATCGCGATCGTGGCGGCCGCGTTCGGCGGTCTGTCCAGCCTGCTGCCGATAGCGATCTCGGAGCGGGCGTCGCTCGCCGGGGTGATCCTCGCCGTGTCGAGCGGGGCGACACTGTTCGGGCGGTACGCCGCGGGATCGTTCTCCGACCGGCTCGGGGTGGGCCGTGCCCTGATTCCCGCGCTGACGTTCGTGTGCCTCGGCCTGGTCCTGTTCGCCGTCGCCGCGGCGACAGCGGCGCCCGTGCCGCTCCTGGTGTGCGCGGCGCTGGCATTCGGATTCGGGTTCGGCGCGGTGCAGAACGAGTCGCTCGTCATGATCTTCACCGCCGCGGGGCCGACCCGCTTCGGCTCGGCGAGCGCCGGATGGAACATCGGGTTCGACGCAGGCACCGGGTTCGGTTCCCTCGCACTCGGAGCCGTCGCGTCGGCGGCCGGGTATTCCTGGGTGTTCGGGGTCGCGGCGACAGCGGTCGCGGTGGTCCCGGCCGCCGGAATGCTCGTCGGCCGCGCCCTCCGGCGTCGTTCGGCCGCCGGATAA
- the hisH gene encoding imidazole glycerol phosphate synthase subunit HisH — protein MTVSTIAVLDYGSGNLHSATRALARTGARVEVTSDHKVALAADGLVVPGVGAFAACMEGLRAVRGERIIGQRLAGGRPVLGICVGMQILFERGVEFGVEAEGCGEWPGTVERLQADVLPHMGWNTVEAPGNSTLFAGIDPGTRFYFVHSYAAQTWELPTPERLAPPALTWADHGGKFLAAVENGALSATQFHPEKSGDAGAELLRNWVRSL, from the coding sequence ATGACCGTCTCCACGATTGCCGTCCTCGACTACGGCTCCGGCAACCTGCATTCGGCCACCCGCGCTCTGGCCCGGACCGGCGCGCGCGTCGAGGTCACGTCCGATCACAAGGTCGCACTCGCGGCCGACGGTCTCGTCGTTCCCGGCGTCGGCGCCTTCGCGGCGTGCATGGAGGGTCTCCGCGCGGTGCGGGGGGAACGGATCATCGGCCAGCGTCTGGCCGGCGGGCGGCCGGTCCTCGGGATCTGCGTCGGCATGCAGATCCTCTTCGAGCGCGGCGTCGAGTTCGGCGTCGAGGCGGAAGGCTGCGGCGAATGGCCCGGCACCGTCGAACGCCTGCAGGCCGATGTGCTGCCGCACATGGGCTGGAATACCGTCGAGGCGCCGGGCAACAGCACGCTGTTCGCCGGTATCGACCCCGGCACCCGGTTCTACTTCGTCCACTCGTACGCGGCCCAGACCTGGGAGCTGCCGACGCCGGAGCGGCTGGCGCCGCCCGCCCTGACCTGGGCCGACCACGGCGGTAAGTTCCTCGCCGCCGTCGAGAACGGCGCGCTGTCCGCCACCCAGTTCCATCCCGAGAAGTCCGGCGACGCGGGCGCGGAACTGCTCCGCAACTGGGTTCGCAGTCTGTGA
- the priA gene encoding bifunctional 1-(5-phosphoribosyl)-5-((5-phosphoribosylamino)methylideneamino)imidazole-4-carboxamide isomerase/phosphoribosylanthranilate isomerase PriA → MSLVLLPAVDVVNGEAVRLVQGEAGSETGYGSPRDAALAWQNDGAEWVHIVDLDAAFGRGSNRELLADVVGELDVQVELSGGIRDDASLEAALATGCGRVNLGTAAIENPEWCARAIAKYGEKIAVGLDVRLVDGEYQLRGRGWVTEGGNLWETLARLDKDGCSRYVVTDVSKDGTLTGPNLELLAQVCAATDAPVVASGGVSTIDDLRAIAGLVDRGVEGSIVGKALYAGRFTLPEALAAVSG, encoded by the coding sequence GTGAGCCTGGTCCTTTTGCCTGCTGTAGATGTCGTCAACGGTGAAGCTGTTCGCCTCGTCCAGGGGGAGGCAGGAAGCGAGACCGGTTACGGCTCGCCTCGTGATGCCGCCCTCGCATGGCAGAACGACGGTGCCGAGTGGGTCCACATCGTCGACCTCGACGCCGCATTCGGTCGCGGCTCGAACCGTGAACTCCTCGCCGACGTGGTGGGGGAACTCGACGTCCAGGTGGAACTGTCCGGCGGAATCCGCGACGACGCGTCGCTCGAGGCCGCACTGGCCACCGGCTGCGGTCGCGTCAACCTCGGCACCGCCGCCATCGAGAACCCGGAGTGGTGTGCCCGCGCCATCGCCAAGTACGGCGAGAAGATCGCCGTCGGTCTCGACGTGCGCCTCGTCGACGGTGAGTACCAGCTCCGCGGTCGCGGCTGGGTCACCGAGGGCGGAAACCTGTGGGAGACCCTCGCCCGGCTCGACAAGGACGGCTGCTCCCGCTACGTCGTCACCGACGTGAGCAAGGACGGCACCCTCACCGGCCCCAATCTCGAACTCCTCGCGCAGGTCTGCGCGGCCACCGACGCCCCCGTCGTGGCCTCGGGGGGCGTGTCCACCATCGATGACCTCCGGGCGATCGCCGGACTCGTCGACCGGGGCGTCGAGGGATCCATCGTCGGCAAGGCGCTGTACGCGGGGCGGTTCACCCTCCCCGAGGCGCTCGCCGCGGTCTCGGGCTGA
- a CDS encoding inositol monophosphatase family protein: MALSRDPRELLAVASELLDGVHDRFVSGVGAPSAVHKGPDDFATAVDLELEKRLTGELRDRTGIDVHGEEFGGPDLDSGPVWVLDPIDGTFNYSAGLPTAGTLLALLDDGVPVLGLTWLPLVGRRYAAVADGPLLEGGQPLPRLGRTSLASSIVGLGALNIDSRGRIPGAYRLQVLAQLSRVSSRIRIHGSTGVDLAFTAAGILGGAVVFGHNAWDNAAGVALVRAAGGVVTDLGGKPWTVTSDSVLAGAPGVHGEILDILGSLGDPRSEPSGGRTQ; encoded by the coding sequence ATGGCCCTGTCCCGCGATCCCCGGGAACTCCTCGCCGTCGCCAGTGAGCTGCTCGACGGAGTGCACGACCGGTTCGTCTCGGGGGTGGGTGCGCCCAGCGCCGTCCACAAGGGACCCGACGATTTCGCGACCGCCGTCGACCTCGAACTCGAGAAGCGGCTGACCGGCGAACTGCGTGACCGGACCGGCATCGACGTCCACGGCGAGGAGTTCGGCGGACCCGACCTCGACAGCGGCCCTGTGTGGGTGCTCGACCCCATCGACGGCACGTTCAACTATTCGGCCGGTCTGCCCACCGCGGGCACGCTGCTCGCGCTCCTCGACGACGGCGTTCCCGTTCTCGGTCTCACGTGGCTGCCGCTCGTCGGGCGGCGCTACGCGGCCGTCGCGGACGGCCCGCTGCTCGAGGGCGGTCAGCCGCTGCCGCGGCTCGGCCGCACGTCGCTGGCGTCGTCGATCGTGGGCCTGGGGGCGCTGAACATCGACAGTCGCGGGCGGATCCCCGGCGCGTACCGGCTGCAGGTCCTCGCGCAGCTCAGCCGCGTGTCCTCGCGGATCCGGATCCACGGGTCCACCGGTGTCGACCTCGCGTTCACCGCGGCCGGAATACTCGGCGGCGCGGTGGTGTTCGGCCACAATGCGTGGGACAACGCGGCCGGTGTCGCGCTGGTGCGCGCCGCGGGCGGTGTGGTGACCGATCTGGGCGGCAAACCCTGGACCGTGACGTCCGACTCGGTGCTCGCCGGAGCGCCCGGGGTGCACGGCGAAATTCTCGATATCCTCGGATCACTGGGTGATCCCCGTTCCGAGCCTTCAGGAGGGCGTACGCAATGA
- the hisF gene encoding imidazole glycerol phosphate synthase subunit HisF, which translates to MTLAVRVIPCLDVDAGRVVKGVNFENLRDAGDPVELAAAYDAQGADELTFLDVTASTADRGTMLDVVSRTAEQVFIPLTVGGGVRTVEDVDRLLRAGADKVSVNTAAIARPELLRELSERFGSQCIVLSVDARTVPQGQPDTPSGWEVTTHGGKRSTGIDAVEWAVRGAELGVGEILLNSMDADGTKAGFDLPMIRAVRAAVHVPVIASGGAGAVEHFAPAVGAGADAVLAASVFHFGDMTIGDVKKSMRAEGITVR; encoded by the coding sequence ATGACTCTGGCGGTTCGAGTGATCCCGTGTCTGGACGTCGATGCCGGACGCGTCGTCAAGGGCGTCAACTTCGAGAACCTGCGGGACGCGGGCGACCCCGTCGAGTTGGCGGCCGCATACGACGCCCAGGGCGCCGACGAGCTCACGTTCCTCGACGTCACCGCGTCGACCGCAGACCGCGGCACCATGCTCGACGTGGTCAGCCGCACGGCGGAACAGGTGTTCATCCCGCTCACGGTCGGCGGCGGTGTCCGCACCGTCGAGGACGTCGACCGGTTGCTGCGTGCCGGCGCCGACAAGGTGAGCGTCAACACCGCCGCGATCGCGCGGCCCGAGTTGCTCCGCGAACTGAGCGAACGCTTCGGCTCCCAGTGCATCGTGCTGTCGGTGGACGCGCGCACCGTGCCGCAGGGCCAGCCGGACACCCCGTCGGGGTGGGAGGTTACGACCCACGGCGGCAAGCGCAGCACCGGCATCGATGCGGTCGAGTGGGCGGTCCGCGGCGCCGAACTGGGTGTCGGGGAGATCCTGCTCAACTCGATGGACGCGGACGGCACGAAGGCCGGTTTCGACCTGCCGATGATCCGCGCGGTCCGCGCCGCCGTGCACGTGCCGGTGATCGCCAGCGGGGGAGCGGGCGCCGTCGAGCACTTCGCACCCGCCGTCGGGGCAGGCGCGGACGCCGTCCTCGCGGCCAGTGTCTTCCACTTCGGTGACATGACGATCGGCGACGTCAAGAAGTCCATGCGTGCAGAAGGGATCACCGTCCGATGA
- the hisI gene encoding phosphoribosyl-AMP cyclohydrolase yields MSLDPAIASRLKRNEAGLFSAVAQERSTGNVLMVAWMDDEALARTLETRKGTYYSRSRQQYWVKGETSGHTQYVHEVRLDCDGDTVLLIVDQEGAACHTGTHTCFDSDVLLAAD; encoded by the coding sequence ATGAGTCTCGATCCGGCCATCGCGTCACGGCTCAAGCGCAACGAGGCGGGACTGTTCAGCGCCGTCGCGCAGGAACGGTCGACGGGCAATGTCCTGATGGTGGCGTGGATGGACGACGAGGCCCTCGCGCGCACCCTCGAGACCCGTAAGGGCACGTACTACTCCCGTTCCCGTCAGCAGTACTGGGTGAAGGGCGAGACGTCCGGTCACACGCAGTACGTCCACGAGGTGCGGCTCGACTGCGACGGCGACACCGTGTTGCTCATCGTCGACCAGGAGGGGGCGGCGTGCCACACGGGCACGCACACCTGCTTCGACTCGGACGTGCTGCTCGCCGCCGACTAG
- a CDS encoding tautomerase family protein — protein sequence MPLIQISQTPGLTAEQKRATIEAVTKAYADATGKDPAKVWVTITEVPRDSWGVGGTPLG from the coding sequence ATGCCACTCATTCAGATCAGTCAGACGCCGGGGCTCACCGCGGAGCAGAAGCGCGCCACGATCGAGGCCGTCACGAAGGCCTACGCCGACGCGACGGGCAAGGATCCCGCGAAGGTGTGGGTGACGATCACGGAGGTGCCGCGCGACAGCTGGGGTGTCGGCGGGACGCCGCTCGGTTGA
- a CDS encoding MarR family winged helix-turn-helix transcriptional regulator, with protein sequence MSGNDEGKPDQPGTRWLDAEQQEAWLTLIALVTRLPAALDTQLQRDSALTHFEYFVLASLSGEANQRLQLSLLAQRANASLSRLSHVVTKMEKAGWVRRESIRGSRGSDAVLTDEGMAKVVEAAPPHVESVRSLIFDGLSADQVRQLSELSGAMLTQLDKSIAAGTGKA encoded by the coding sequence ATGAGTGGCAACGACGAGGGCAAGCCGGACCAGCCCGGCACCCGATGGCTCGACGCAGAGCAGCAGGAGGCCTGGCTCACCCTCATCGCACTGGTCACCCGGCTCCCCGCCGCGCTCGACACTCAACTCCAACGCGACTCCGCACTCACCCACTTCGAGTACTTCGTCCTCGCCTCACTCTCCGGCGAAGCGAACCAGCGCCTGCAGCTGTCCCTGCTCGCGCAACGCGCCAACGCGTCGCTGTCGCGGCTGTCCCACGTCGTCACCAAAATGGAGAAAGCCGGCTGGGTGCGCCGCGAAAGCATCCGCGGCAGCCGCGGCTCCGACGCCGTCCTCACCGACGAAGGCATGGCCAAGGTCGTCGAGGCCGCGCCGCCGCACGTCGAATCCGTGCGATCACTGATCTTCGACGGCCTCTCCGCCGACCAGGTCCGTCAACTGTCCGAACTGTCCGGCGCCATGCTCACCCAGCTCGACAAGAGCATCGCCGCGGGAACCGGCAAGGCCTGA
- a CDS encoding dioxygenase, whose protein sequence is MTNAMPALFLSHGAPPLVDSDLWVSQLAKWAGDLPRPKAILMVSAHWESAPLTIGSTTTGTPLVYDFGGFPERFYRTTYESPGAPELAAQVVSLMPDDETVSHQPHRGLDHGAYVPLTVMYPDADIPVLQISLPTLDPQRLLHLGERLRPLREQGVLIVGSGFTTHGLPFLRDPSPDAKAPGWSSEFDAWADERLAAGDVDSLIDFRSLAPGMPYAHPTIEHFAPLFVTLGASSDPEQIPRQVIDGFWMGLAKRSIQVA, encoded by the coding sequence ATGACCAACGCCATGCCCGCCCTGTTCCTCAGCCATGGTGCGCCGCCGCTGGTGGACAGCGACCTGTGGGTGTCGCAGCTGGCGAAGTGGGCGGGCGACCTGCCGCGGCCCAAGGCCATCCTCATGGTGTCGGCGCATTGGGAATCGGCGCCGCTCACCATCGGATCCACCACCACCGGCACGCCCCTCGTCTACGACTTCGGGGGCTTCCCCGAGCGGTTCTACCGGACCACGTACGAGTCGCCCGGCGCCCCTGAACTCGCGGCGCAGGTCGTGTCCCTGATGCCGGACGACGAGACCGTGTCGCACCAGCCGCATCGCGGCCTCGACCACGGCGCCTACGTGCCGTTGACGGTCATGTATCCCGACGCCGACATCCCGGTCCTCCAGATCTCGCTGCCGACCCTCGACCCGCAGCGGTTGCTGCACCTCGGTGAGCGGCTGCGTCCCCTGCGCGAGCAGGGCGTGCTGATCGTCGGTTCCGGATTCACCACCCACGGCCTGCCGTTCCTGCGCGACCCGTCACCCGACGCGAAGGCGCCGGGCTGGTCGTCGGAGTTCGACGCCTGGGCGGACGAGCGTCTCGCCGCCGGCGACGTGGATTCGCTCATCGATTTCCGCTCGCTCGCGCCGGGCATGCCGTACGCACACCCGACGATCGAGCACTTCGCGCCGCTCTTCGTCACGCTCGGCGCGTCGAGCGACCCCGAGCAGATTCCCCGGCAGGTGATCGACGGCTTCTGGATGGGACTGGCCAAGCGGTCGATTCAGGTGGCCTGA
- a CDS encoding peroxiredoxin, which translates to MKPGQLAPEFTLPDQDGIERSLSSLLEDGPLVLFFYPAASTPVCTAEACHFRDLGTEFSAVGASRAGISTDAVAKQASFAQAQSFDYPLLSDADGAVAEKFGVRRGLLGKLAPVKRSTFVIDTDRTVLEVISSEFRANTHGDQALAFLRTRQAT; encoded by the coding sequence ATGAAGCCAGGTCAGCTCGCACCGGAATTCACCCTGCCCGATCAGGACGGCATCGAACGATCGCTGTCGAGCCTCCTCGAGGACGGCCCCCTCGTGCTGTTCTTCTACCCCGCGGCGTCGACGCCGGTCTGCACCGCCGAGGCCTGCCATTTCCGGGACCTCGGAACGGAGTTCTCCGCGGTGGGAGCGTCCCGCGCCGGGATCAGCACCGACGCGGTGGCGAAGCAGGCGTCGTTCGCGCAGGCGCAGTCCTTCGACTACCCACTGCTGTCGGACGCCGACGGAGCCGTCGCGGAGAAGTTCGGCGTCCGCCGCGGACTGCTCGGCAAACTCGCCCCGGTCAAGCGGTCGACGTTCGTCATCGACACCGACCGCACCGTGCTCGAGGTCATCTCGAGCGAGTTCCGCGCCAACACGCACGGCGATCAGGCGCTGGCCTTCCTCCGGACGCGTCAGGCCACCTGA
- a CDS encoding anthranilate synthase component I: MHGEPTTIPAPESAATPADGGSDSTTTREQFHALAAEHRVVPVTRKVLADAETPLSAYTKLAANRPGTFLLESAENGRSWSRWSFIGAGSPAALTVVDGEAAWYGNVPAGAPSGGDPIAALGQTLELLRSERLPDLPPLTGGMVGFLGYDAVRRIERIGEHATDDLQIPEMVMLLATDLAAVDHHEGAITLIANAVNWDGTDERVDEAYDSAVERLDRMTRALSAPASSTVSTFAKPAPDYRRQRTTEGFGADVQKLVGDIEAGEAFQVVLSQRFEIDCTADPIDVYRMLRASNPSPYMYLLNVPNGDDETAFSIVGSSPEALVTVSEGVATTHPIAGTRWRGHTEEEDILLEKDLLADEKENAEHLMLVDLGRNDLGRVCEPGTVKVHDYRHIERYSHVMHLVSTVTGHLAEGKQALDAVTACFPAGTLSGAPKVRAMQLIEELEPTRRGIYGGIIGYLDFAGDADTAIAIRTALIKDGVGYVQAGAGVVADSNPEYEDTEARNKAMAVLSAIAAAHTLKTLGGDTQ; encoded by the coding sequence ATGCACGGCGAGCCCACCACGATTCCCGCACCCGAGTCCGCCGCCACCCCGGCCGACGGCGGGTCCGACTCGACCACCACACGTGAGCAGTTCCACGCTCTCGCCGCCGAACACCGGGTCGTCCCGGTGACGCGCAAGGTGCTGGCAGACGCGGAAACTCCGCTGTCCGCCTACACCAAGCTGGCGGCGAACCGGCCCGGCACCTTCCTGCTCGAATCGGCGGAGAACGGCCGATCGTGGTCGCGATGGTCGTTCATCGGCGCGGGCAGTCCCGCCGCGCTGACCGTCGTCGACGGTGAAGCCGCCTGGTACGGCAACGTTCCCGCGGGCGCACCGTCCGGCGGCGATCCGATCGCGGCGCTCGGCCAGACCCTCGAACTGCTGCGCAGCGAACGGCTGCCCGACCTGCCGCCGCTGACCGGCGGCATGGTCGGCTTCCTCGGATACGACGCGGTGCGGCGCATCGAGCGCATCGGCGAGCACGCCACCGACGACCTGCAGATCCCCGAGATGGTGATGCTGCTGGCGACGGATCTCGCGGCCGTCGACCACCACGAGGGCGCCATCACCCTGATCGCCAACGCCGTCAACTGGGACGGCACGGACGAACGCGTCGACGAGGCCTACGACTCCGCGGTCGAGCGGCTGGACCGGATGACGCGCGCCCTGTCGGCCCCGGCGTCGTCGACCGTGTCCACCTTCGCGAAACCCGCCCCCGACTACCGCCGTCAGCGCACCACCGAGGGGTTCGGCGCCGACGTGCAGAAACTCGTCGGCGACATCGAGGCCGGCGAGGCCTTCCAGGTGGTGCTGTCGCAGCGCTTCGAGATCGACTGCACCGCCGACCCGATCGACGTCTACCGGATGCTGCGCGCCTCCAACCCCAGCCCCTACATGTACCTCCTCAACGTGCCGAACGGCGACGACGAGACCGCGTTCTCGATCGTCGGATCGAGCCCGGAGGCGCTCGTGACCGTGTCGGAAGGTGTGGCCACCACGCACCCGATCGCGGGCACCCGGTGGCGCGGGCACACCGAGGAGGAGGACATCCTGCTCGAGAAGGACCTGCTCGCCGACGAGAAGGAGAACGCGGAGCACCTGATGCTCGTGGACCTGGGCCGCAACGACCTCGGGCGTGTGTGCGAACCGGGCACGGTGAAGGTCCACGACTACCGCCACATCGAGCGGTACAGCCACGTGATGCATCTCGTCTCCACCGTCACCGGTCACCTCGCCGAGGGCAAGCAGGCCCTCGACGCCGTCACCGCCTGCTTCCCGGCGGGCACCCTGTCGGGCGCGCCGAAGGTCCGGGCGATGCAGTTGATCGAGGAACTCGAACCCACCCGCCGCGGCATCTACGGCGGCATCATCGGGTACCTCGACTTCGCCGGCGACGCCGACACGGCCATCGCGATCCGGACCGCGCTGATCAAGGACGGCGTCGGGTACGTCCAGGCGGGCGCGGGCGTCGTCGCCGACTCGAACCCCGAGTACGAGGACACCGAGGCGCGGAACAAGGCGATGGCGGTGCTCAGCGCGATCGCGGCGGCACACACGCTGAAGACCCTGGGAGGCGACACGCAGTGA
- a CDS encoding TIGR02234 family membrane protein, whose product MSDASEPARDPARAGRRRSMIAVLLLAVAAVCLWGASRMTWVEVTSSDGLGEERTSVLVGGTWAAALTPLALTLVAAIAASFAVKGWALRVLGVLVAVVAVAAAVPAVGLLVSGASDDEAARLAELPGRADVQTVSVHAGPAVLVLVGALAALAAAVELIRRPRVRAGLSSKYDSPGARRDAAKKAGADSADGPVTQRMLWDALDAGEDPTVEDRKAGPVDQVDGSDEDPGTRT is encoded by the coding sequence GTGAGCGACGCGTCGGAGCCGGCCCGGGACCCCGCGCGGGCGGGGCGCCGCCGATCGATGATCGCGGTGCTGCTCCTCGCGGTAGCCGCCGTGTGCCTGTGGGGCGCGTCACGGATGACGTGGGTGGAGGTCACCTCCTCCGACGGACTCGGCGAGGAACGCACGTCGGTGCTCGTGGGCGGCACGTGGGCGGCGGCGCTCACACCGCTGGCGCTGACCCTCGTCGCCGCGATCGCCGCGTCGTTCGCCGTGAAGGGCTGGGCCCTGCGCGTGCTGGGTGTGCTCGTCGCGGTGGTGGCCGTCGCGGCCGCCGTCCCGGCGGTGGGGTTGCTCGTGTCCGGCGCCTCCGACGACGAGGCGGCGCGGCTGGCCGAGTTGCCCGGCCGGGCCGACGTCCAGACGGTGTCCGTGCACGCCGGACCCGCTGTTCTCGTGCTGGTGGGGGCCCTGGCGGCACTCGCCGCCGCGGTGGAACTGATTCGCAGACCGCGGGTGCGGGCGGGGCTGTCCTCCAAGTACGACAGCCCCGGTGCGCGACGCGACGCGGCGAAAAAGGCCGGTGCCGATTCCGCCGACGGTCCCGTCACCCAGCGCATGCTCTGGGACGCCCTGGATGCGGGGGAGGACCCCACGGTGGAAGACAGGAAAGCCGGACCTGTCGACCAAGTTGACGGTTCGGACGAAGACCCGGGTACCCGGACGTAA
- the trpC gene encoding indole-3-glycerol phosphate synthase TrpC: protein MTVLDSILDGVRADVAAREAVLDFAAVKAAAAAAPPALDAAAALLEPGIGVIAEVKRASPSKGALADIADPAELAAAYQAGGARVISVLTEERRFQGSLADLDAVRRAVSIPILRKDFIVGPYQIHEARAHGADMVLLIVAALEQDALASLIDRTESLGMTALVEVHTEEEANRAIEAGAKVIGVNARNLKTLEVDKNTFGEIAPGLPTQIIKIAESGVRGTADLLAYAGAGADAVLVGEGLVTSGDPRKAVADLVNAGAHPSCPKPSR, encoded by the coding sequence ATGACCGTTCTCGACTCGATTCTCGACGGGGTGCGCGCCGACGTCGCCGCCCGCGAAGCCGTCCTTGACTTCGCCGCAGTCAAGGCTGCCGCTGCCGCCGCACCGCCGGCCCTCGACGCCGCGGCCGCCCTGCTCGAGCCGGGCATCGGAGTCATCGCCGAGGTCAAGCGCGCCAGCCCCTCGAAGGGTGCGCTCGCCGACATCGCCGATCCCGCCGAACTGGCCGCCGCCTACCAGGCCGGTGGCGCCCGCGTGATCAGCGTGCTCACCGAGGAGCGCCGGTTCCAGGGGTCCCTCGCGGACCTCGACGCCGTCCGCCGCGCGGTGAGCATCCCGATCCTCCGCAAGGACTTCATCGTCGGGCCGTACCAGATCCACGAGGCCCGCGCGCACGGCGCCGACATGGTGCTGCTCATCGTCGCCGCCCTCGAGCAGGACGCGCTCGCGTCGCTGATCGATCGGACGGAGTCGCTGGGCATGACGGCCCTCGTCGAGGTCCACACCGAGGAAGAAGCGAACCGGGCGATCGAGGCGGGCGCCAAGGTCATCGGGGTCAACGCGCGCAACCTCAAGACGCTCGAGGTCGACAAGAACACGTTCGGCGAGATCGCTCCCGGACTGCCCACCCAGATCATCAAGATCGCGGAGTCCGGGGTGCGCGGCACGGCCGACCTGCTGGCGTACGCCGGTGCGGGAGCCGACGCGGTGCTGGTCGGCGAAGGCCTCGTCACCAGCGGTGATCCGCGCAAGGCAGTGGCCGATCTGGTCAACGCCGGCGCGCACCCGTCCTGCCCCAAGCCGTCGCGCTGA